In Lactococcus garvieae subsp. garvieae, the following proteins share a genomic window:
- a CDS encoding amino acid permease: MENNQNLQKRMATRHITMIALGGAIGAGLFKGSASAIESAGPAVLLSYFIGGVVLFFVMKSLEKLVLNSDEPHGLSGLVQPYLGNHAADFTDWVYWSLWMINIIAEAVAAASFIQLWFPHIPSWTFVLLIAILTSLINLLSVTFFAETEYWLAFIKISVIILLIIFGVILVAQNIFNTNLISAFSGMTKYGGFAPHGLKGVINSLLIVIYSYGGSELIAITVSETEDPKTAIPRAIRGVIGRIISFYIVPMFLLLLIYNWNDLATSTMSPFVMVFNKMHIPFAADIINFIIILALFSSINSGIYASSRILFFRLKNHKGKLSQKIATLNKSKVPQRAVLFCSGTLYIGVVLSYFLGDSLFNYLAGSLSYTVLLVWFLISLAGFLLARKTKALGTMSMSLIALIALLLIFFGILTTNPIGVTLFTALLYFIIVISYRKKNDPVDNIG, encoded by the coding sequence TTGGAAAATAATCAAAATTTACAAAAGAGAATGGCAACACGCCACATCACTATGATTGCTCTTGGTGGAGCAATTGGGGCTGGCCTCTTTAAAGGGAGCGCTTCTGCTATTGAATCTGCTGGTCCTGCTGTCCTGCTTTCTTATTTCATCGGAGGTGTGGTTTTATTCTTCGTAATGAAGAGTTTAGAAAAATTAGTCCTCAACTCAGATGAACCGCATGGCCTTTCAGGCTTGGTGCAACCTTATCTGGGTAACCATGCGGCCGACTTTACCGACTGGGTGTATTGGTCACTGTGGATGATTAATATCATTGCCGAAGCTGTCGCTGCTGCTAGCTTTATACAGCTTTGGTTTCCTCATATTCCATCATGGACTTTTGTCTTACTCATCGCTATCCTGACGTCACTTATCAACCTCCTGTCCGTCACATTCTTTGCAGAAACTGAATACTGGCTTGCTTTTATTAAAATCAGCGTTATCATTCTTCTTATTATTTTTGGTGTCATTTTAGTTGCACAAAACATTTTTAATACCAACTTGATATCTGCATTTTCAGGAATGACAAAATATGGTGGCTTTGCACCACACGGCCTTAAAGGTGTCATCAATTCTTTATTAATCGTTATCTATTCCTATGGTGGTTCTGAACTTATTGCCATTACTGTCAGTGAAACAGAAGATCCTAAAACTGCTATTCCACGCGCTATCCGAGGCGTTATCGGACGTATCATTTCTTTTTATATCGTCCCAATGTTCCTCTTGCTCCTAATTTACAATTGGAACGACTTGGCAACATCAACAATGAGCCCGTTTGTAATGGTCTTTAACAAAATGCATATTCCATTTGCGGCAGATATCATTAACTTCATTATTATTCTTGCACTCTTTTCTTCAATCAACTCTGGCATTTATGCCTCTTCAAGGATTTTATTCTTCCGTTTGAAAAATCATAAAGGGAAGCTTTCGCAAAAGATTGCTACTTTAAATAAAAGCAAGGTCCCTCAAAGAGCTGTACTCTTCTGCTCTGGAACATTGTATATTGGTGTTGTTCTTTCTTACTTCTTAGGAGACAGCCTGTTCAACTACCTCGCTGGTTCTTTATCTTACACGGTCCTTTTAGTTTGGTTCTTGATTAGTCTTGCAGGCTTCTTATTGGCGCGCAAGACCAAAGCTTTAGGGACTATGAGCATGAGTCTTATTGCGCTTATTGCTTTGTTATTGATTTTCTTTGGCATCCTTACAACGAATCCTATCGGAGTAACCCTCTTCACTGCACTCCTTTACTTTATTATAGTGATAAGTTATCGTAAAAAGAACGATCCTGTAGACAATATTGGTTAA
- a CDS encoding serine hydrolase domain-containing protein encodes MKNEKEFLTTLDDYLAQAIFPSCHVAIVEGAKVQEFVRGNQAILPQVEPLVAGKKWDLASVSKVVGTGTVVINFVLSGKISLDAPFTDYYPDFHDESITLRQLLTHTTGINPFIENRDKLDFEALKDAIDHIEVTEDKSCHYTDINFILLGFMLENLYGKSLDEIFKAEIFEQWNMSETSFGPVTNAVPTSLDTKVGTVHDPKAKVLGTHCGSAGLFAPMNDLVKFVQGYFSDTKYLALQKNYAAGKRPRSLAWDFIHDQWLLHTGYTGTFILMNLEAKKAVIFLSNRVHLKDERAQWIADRDVLIETLIKNLS; translated from the coding sequence ATGAAAAATGAAAAAGAATTTTTAACAACACTTGATGATTACCTGGCACAAGCCATTTTCCCAAGCTGCCATGTTGCTATTGTAGAAGGAGCAAAGGTTCAAGAGTTTGTTAGAGGCAATCAAGCAATACTTCCTCAAGTCGAACCATTGGTGGCAGGGAAAAAATGGGATTTAGCTTCCGTTTCAAAAGTTGTAGGCACAGGAACAGTTGTCATTAACTTCGTATTATCGGGAAAAATAAGTCTGGATGCTCCGTTTACGGATTATTACCCTGATTTTCATGATGAGAGTATAACATTGAGACAGCTTCTTACTCATACAACGGGTATAAATCCGTTTATTGAAAACCGAGACAAGTTAGACTTTGAAGCTTTAAAGGATGCGATTGACCATATCGAGGTGACGGAAGACAAAAGTTGCCATTACACCGATATTAACTTTATTTTATTGGGGTTTATGCTCGAAAATCTTTATGGTAAATCTTTGGATGAGATCTTTAAAGCAGAGATTTTTGAACAATGGAATATGTCTGAGACATCTTTTGGACCTGTTACCAATGCCGTACCTACAAGTCTGGATACGAAAGTGGGAACGGTTCATGATCCAAAAGCAAAAGTTTTAGGCACACACTGTGGATCAGCAGGGCTTTTTGCACCGATGAATGATTTGGTGAAATTTGTTCAAGGCTATTTTTCAGACACAAAATATTTGGCCCTACAGAAAAATTATGCAGCGGGTAAACGTCCGAGAAGTTTAGCTTGGGACTTTATACATGACCAATGGTTGCTGCACACAGGTTACACAGGGACTTTCATCCTGATGAACCTGGAAGCAAAAAAAGCAGTGATTTTTTTATCCAATCGTGTGCATCTAAAAGATGAGCGCGCACAATGGATTGCAGATCGCGATGTACTGATTGAAACACTTATAAAAAATTTAAGCTGA
- a CDS encoding CppA C-terminal domain-containing protein: MKEFINNLEVCLPGYRVLNREDNLNFYRDVLGMKVLHEENAEAFLSGHEAKQPRLILEESPGVVPVQGVKKHGRTVIQADEDEIEQLLARNLDQITHLYQVKDSWAFEAVSPENDVFLMVAVNDWSDLTEVAKADVDFDEGEFSGLSDFAVKEVQINIAEKSIISEYEKILGVKAQGNLLDLSGLHLVFCQNDGPDLTANMDEKLDLMLLRFQVSPSFDLAQFANDLPNEKLYLDKKAKTLAIDIPQHMELWFTKQGL; this comes from the coding sequence ATGAAAGAATTCATAAATAATTTAGAAGTTTGCTTACCTGGCTACCGTGTACTCAATCGCGAAGATAATTTAAATTTTTACCGTGATGTGCTTGGCATGAAAGTCTTGCATGAAGAAAATGCAGAAGCTTTTTTGTCTGGACATGAAGCAAAGCAACCACGGTTAATCTTAGAGGAATCACCAGGTGTGGTTCCAGTTCAAGGTGTGAAAAAACATGGACGTACAGTCATCCAAGCTGATGAGGATGAAATCGAGCAGCTTTTGGCGCGAAATCTAGACCAAATCACACATCTTTATCAAGTAAAAGACAGTTGGGCTTTTGAAGCTGTTTCTCCAGAAAATGATGTTTTTCTGATGGTTGCTGTAAATGATTGGTCAGACTTAACAGAGGTTGCTAAAGCTGATGTTGACTTTGATGAGGGAGAATTTTCAGGATTATCCGATTTCGCTGTTAAAGAGGTGCAAATTAATATCGCTGAAAAGTCTATTATTTCAGAGTATGAAAAAATTCTCGGTGTAAAAGCTCAAGGTAATCTTTTAGATCTTTCTGGCTTGCATCTTGTTTTTTGCCAAAATGATGGTCCTGATTTGACAGCGAATATGGATGAAAAGCTTGACCTGATGCTTTTACGTTTTCAAGTGTCTCCATCCTTTGATTTGGCGCAGTTTGCGAATGATTTGCCTAATGAAAAATTGTACCTGGATAAAAAAGCAAAGACATTGGCTATTGACATCCCACAACACATGGAACTTTGGTTTACAAAGCAAGGCCTATGA
- a CDS encoding UDP-N-acetylglucosamine 1-carboxyvinyltransferase, with protein MKKIVINGGKSISGKVTISGAKNSVVALIPATILANDIVTLEGVPDISDVASLVDIMEIMGAKIQRDTAAGILTIDTREVVSKPLPYGKINSLRASYYFNGALLGRFGKSTVGLPGGCDLGPRPMDLHVKAFEALGAELSYLEDAMHLEAKEEKLHGTTIYMDMVSVGATINTMLAASTAEGVTIIENAAREPEIIDVATLLNNMGAKVRGAGTDVIRITGKPEMHGARHTVIPDRIEAGTYLALAAAMGDGVIVDNVIYEHLESFIAKLEEMGVRMTIREDSIEVHRSENLKAINIKTVPYPGFATDLQQPITPLLLKAQGRGWIKDTIYEKRVNHVPEMARMGATISTVDDHIIYEAPNKLQGAHVRATDLRAGASLVLAGIIAEGTTTIENIEFILRGYDSIIEKMTALGVDIQLIED; from the coding sequence ATGAAAAAAATAGTAATCAATGGTGGTAAAAGTATCTCAGGGAAGGTAACGATTTCTGGAGCTAAGAATAGTGTAGTTGCCCTTATTCCGGCAACGATTTTAGCTAACGATATTGTTACACTTGAAGGCGTTCCCGACATTTCTGATGTTGCAAGTTTGGTTGACATCATGGAAATCATGGGTGCAAAAATACAACGTGATACGGCTGCGGGTATTTTGACGATTGATACCCGTGAAGTGGTTTCAAAGCCATTGCCTTATGGTAAGATAAACTCTTTACGTGCCTCTTATTATTTCAATGGAGCGCTTCTTGGTCGTTTTGGGAAATCAACGGTTGGTTTGCCAGGAGGATGTGATTTAGGACCACGTCCTATGGATCTTCACGTTAAAGCATTTGAAGCTTTAGGAGCAGAATTATCTTACCTTGAAGATGCCATGCACCTTGAAGCTAAAGAAGAAAAATTACATGGCACAACTATCTATATGGATATGGTTTCTGTAGGTGCAACAATTAATACAATGCTTGCAGCTAGTACAGCAGAAGGTGTGACCATTATTGAAAATGCAGCACGTGAACCAGAAATTATTGATGTAGCCACTCTTTTGAATAATATGGGCGCAAAGGTGCGCGGGGCTGGCACAGATGTGATTCGTATTACAGGAAAACCAGAAATGCACGGTGCACGTCATACGGTCATTCCTGACCGTATCGAAGCGGGGACTTATCTTGCTTTGGCTGCAGCCATGGGAGATGGTGTCATCGTTGACAATGTTATCTACGAGCACCTGGAATCCTTTATCGCTAAACTTGAAGAAATGGGCGTACGCATGACTATTCGTGAGGACTCTATCGAGGTCCACCGCTCAGAAAACTTAAAAGCCATCAATATTAAGACAGTACCTTATCCTGGTTTTGCGACTGATTTACAACAACCGATTACACCGTTGTTACTGAAAGCGCAAGGACGTGGATGGATTAAGGATACTATTTATGAAAAACGTGTCAACCATGTGCCAGAAATGGCACGTATGGGGGCTACAATCTCAACTGTAGATGATCATATTATCTATGAAGCACCAAATAAGCTCCAAGGTGCTCACGTTCGCGCTACCGACTTGCGTGCAGGAGCAAGTTTAGTTTTGGCGGGGATTATTGCCGAAGGTACAACAACAATTGAAAATATTGAATTTATCCTGCGAGGGTACGACAGTATCATCGAAAAAATGACGGCTTTAGGTGTGGATATTCAACTTATTGAAGATTAA
- a CDS encoding YdbC family protein, with the protein MADLKFEIEEHLITLSENAKGWTKELNRVSWNGMEAKYDLRQWSPDHEKMGKGITLTDEEFAVLLKELGNK; encoded by the coding sequence ATGGCTGATTTAAAATTTGAAATTGAGGAGCATCTTATTACTCTATCTGAAAATGCCAAAGGCTGGACAAAAGAACTTAACCGCGTGTCGTGGAATGGCATGGAAGCGAAGTATGATTTGCGCCAGTGGTCGCCTGATCATGAAAAGATGGGTAAAGGGATTACGCTGACAGATGAAGAATTTGCTGTTCTTTTGAAAGAACTCGGAAACAAATAA
- a CDS encoding DEAD/DEAH box helicase: MSRMMPARVRSEGIALYSQGLLIDPSIEDFKLSAEVEGEQVIYDLDGAQDYCSCADFQRNHRYCKHIAAVEEYLKNENKEIEDDKKNIEKIELVANDELTANAAFLDALNGETQVNFGAEQFSMEVHVEDNSQLYDVFSMDYFMYFDLRLYSERLGRAYVIKDIPYFLRTLQNFGQYSLGALHYVDLFFDNFDEASQDFLNFLLKIHGKLDAQMANQLYIKNGRYLNFPYLFIEEAMDLASNLSRFSLRLSGALINYFTFVTLDEDSEIFKFSVTSQRDFIELKIEDNAFSSFYSGSLLYYNHVFYKVDHEQKRLLQLIQKELEGEKHNQFSYMDKDKVAQALQQLSTVGQISAPENFVIRPFTPIFNFANPDGQNIELSVQFDYGNFKVEHFHELETLEFSRDLRLENKIFTLMARFGFTRSFTSSVTLSAQFAETFFIKILPQFQKLGQVKLSPGLMDMKVDEVPEIMIDRRGGLLDIAFEMPSIGENEFANVIAQLQNNAEYYVSENGKLFIFDQKFSELKSALRELDDNFTISGTSLEVNVTRSFQVSKIFENISSSNFSNEFKAFYEHLTHPETFPYEKPEHVKAELRSYQETGVRWMSMLTHYHLGGVLADDMGLGKTVQAITYLLSNLKEEETALVTAPASLIYNWASEFEQFTDTVDYVVVDGMKADRDALIHGKHQVYITSYGSFLKDFDDYQDKQLNYLLLDEAQAVKNYSSKTNRALSQLNVEHTFALSGTPLENRLEEIWAIFQVVMPGFLPKRETFNKMSPEVIARIIHPFIMRRKKEEVLTELPDKMEMTLRNNMVEEQKLLYLAQLELMQQSVRQMDSASLKKSRIEILAGITRLRQICNTPALFMDNYEGGSGKLDSLMELLEQVKASGHRPLIFSQFTKTFPYIEEAMEKLDLTAYKLTGSTPVKERLEMVQAFNAGSRDAFLISLKAGGVGLNLTSADVVILVDLWWNPAVEEQAIARAHRMGQKSTVEVIRLITQGTIEEKIMEIQERKKDLIANVLDGDVIDKTLSEAEIREILGL; encoded by the coding sequence ATGAGCAGAATGATGCCAGCACGTGTACGCAGTGAAGGAATAGCCCTGTATAGTCAGGGGCTTTTAATTGATCCGTCAATAGAAGATTTTAAACTTTCTGCAGAGGTTGAAGGAGAACAAGTAATTTACGATCTGGATGGGGCGCAGGACTATTGTTCTTGTGCTGACTTTCAGCGTAATCATCGCTATTGTAAACATATTGCTGCAGTAGAAGAATATCTCAAGAATGAAAACAAAGAAATCGAAGACGATAAAAAGAATATAGAAAAAATTGAGTTGGTAGCGAATGATGAATTGACTGCCAATGCTGCCTTTTTGGATGCCCTGAATGGGGAAACACAAGTTAATTTTGGAGCAGAGCAATTCTCGATGGAAGTGCATGTTGAAGATAATTCGCAACTCTATGATGTTTTTTCTATGGATTACTTCATGTATTTTGACTTACGCTTATACAGTGAACGCTTAGGTAGAGCCTATGTGATTAAGGATATTCCCTATTTTTTGAGAACATTGCAAAACTTTGGGCAATATTCACTTGGCGCCCTTCATTATGTTGATCTCTTTTTTGATAATTTCGATGAAGCGAGTCAAGACTTTTTGAATTTCTTGCTTAAAATACATGGCAAACTTGATGCCCAAATGGCCAATCAACTGTATATTAAAAATGGACGTTACCTCAATTTTCCATATCTTTTTATTGAAGAGGCAATGGATTTGGCCTCTAACTTGTCACGTTTTAGCTTGAGATTATCGGGCGCACTGATTAATTATTTTACCTTTGTTACTCTTGATGAGGATTCAGAGATTTTTAAATTTAGTGTGACAAGCCAAAGAGACTTTATTGAGTTAAAAATCGAAGATAATGCCTTCAGTTCCTTTTACAGTGGCTCCCTTTTATACTATAATCATGTCTTTTATAAGGTTGACCATGAACAAAAACGTTTGTTGCAGCTGATTCAAAAAGAATTAGAGGGTGAAAAACATAATCAATTTTCATATATGGACAAGGACAAAGTAGCTCAAGCCCTGCAACAACTTTCTACTGTAGGTCAGATCTCAGCTCCTGAAAATTTTGTTATTCGTCCCTTTACACCGATTTTTAACTTTGCTAATCCTGATGGACAAAATATAGAACTTTCCGTTCAATTTGACTATGGCAATTTTAAGGTGGAACACTTCCATGAATTAGAAACGCTCGAGTTTTCACGAGACTTACGCCTAGAAAATAAGATATTTACGCTTATGGCTCGTTTTGGTTTTACACGCTCTTTTACAAGTTCGGTGACCCTTTCGGCACAATTTGCAGAAACTTTCTTTATCAAAATCCTGCCCCAATTCCAGAAGCTAGGTCAAGTGAAATTATCACCAGGACTAATGGACATGAAGGTCGATGAAGTCCCTGAAATCATGATTGATCGTCGAGGAGGCTTGTTGGATATTGCCTTTGAAATGCCGAGCATCGGCGAGAATGAATTTGCAAATGTTATTGCACAGCTGCAAAATAATGCGGAATATTATGTCAGTGAAAATGGAAAATTATTTATCTTTGACCAGAAGTTCAGTGAGTTGAAATCGGCTTTACGAGAACTTGATGATAATTTTACCATCAGTGGAACGAGCTTAGAAGTCAATGTGACACGTAGCTTCCAAGTTTCTAAAATATTCGAAAACATTTCAAGCAGCAATTTTTCGAATGAATTTAAAGCTTTCTATGAACACTTGACACACCCAGAAACCTTCCCCTACGAAAAACCTGAGCATGTTAAAGCAGAACTGCGAAGTTATCAGGAAACAGGGGTCCGTTGGATGTCTATGTTGACGCACTATCATTTAGGTGGTGTTTTGGCAGATGACATGGGTCTGGGTAAAACAGTACAAGCAATCACCTATTTACTTTCAAATCTAAAAGAAGAGGAAACAGCCTTAGTCACTGCTCCCGCCAGCCTTATTTATAACTGGGCCAGTGAGTTTGAGCAATTTACCGATACGGTAGATTATGTAGTTGTGGACGGTATGAAAGCCGATCGGGATGCATTGATTCACGGGAAACATCAAGTTTATATCACAAGTTACGGAAGCTTCCTTAAGGACTTCGATGATTACCAAGACAAGCAGCTTAATTATCTTCTCTTGGATGAAGCACAAGCTGTGAAAAACTACAGCAGTAAAACAAATAGAGCACTTAGTCAGCTGAATGTTGAGCATACTTTTGCTTTATCTGGAACACCTTTGGAAAATCGCTTAGAAGAAATTTGGGCCATTTTCCAAGTCGTAATGCCCGGCTTTTTACCGAAACGTGAAACATTTAATAAAATGTCACCAGAAGTTATTGCACGCATTATCCACCCATTTATTATGCGCCGTAAAAAAGAAGAAGTTCTGACAGAGTTGCCGGATAAGATGGAAATGACCTTACGCAATAACATGGTTGAAGAGCAAAAACTCTTGTACTTAGCACAGTTAGAATTGATGCAACAATCTGTTCGTCAAATGGACAGTGCCAGTCTTAAAAAATCACGTATTGAAATTTTGGCAGGAATTACACGACTCCGTCAAATATGTAACACACCGGCACTTTTCATGGACAACTATGAAGGGGGTTCTGGAAAGCTAGACAGTTTGATGGAGCTTTTAGAGCAAGTCAAGGCTTCTGGTCATCGTCCTTTAATTTTTTCACAGTTTACCAAGACTTTCCCTTATATTGAAGAAGCCATGGAAAAATTAGACCTCACAGCCTATAAGTTAACAGGCTCAACTCCAGTTAAAGAGCGCTTAGAAATGGTTCAAGCCTTTAATGCTGGGAGCCGTGATGCCTTCCTCATTTCGCTGAAAGCGGGTGGTGTAGGTCTTAACCTCACAAGCGCCGATGTTGTCATCCTTGTCGATCTCTGGTGGAATCCTGCAGTTGAAGAACAAGCTATAGCAAGAGCTCATCGTATGGGACAAAAGAGTACTGTTGAAGTCATTCGCTTGATTACCCAAGGAACGATTGAAGAAAAAATCATGGAAATTCAAGAACGTAAGAAAGATTTGATTGCCAATGTTTTAGACGGTGATGTGATTGACAAGACACTCAGCGAAGCAGAAATCAGAGAAATTTTGGGACTATAA
- a CDS encoding DUF3397 domain-containing protein, whose product MLPKIIATLYPLLSWIVLVFAFKFLRIRQLTNRKLRIPDIFVLFLVFGLQLFSEQFTAINILPYYFLIISILALVLLLLDLFYFKDFKYKRFFKLFWRITFVITFALYIAMIVMIYMHG is encoded by the coding sequence ATGTTACCTAAGATTATTGCCACCTTATATCCGCTTCTCAGCTGGATCGTATTGGTTTTCGCTTTTAAATTTTTACGTATTCGCCAATTGACTAATCGAAAACTTCGCATTCCTGATATTTTTGTCCTCTTTTTAGTTTTTGGACTCCAACTTTTTTCAGAGCAATTTACTGCTATCAATATTTTGCCTTACTACTTCTTGATTATCTCCATTTTAGCTCTCGTCTTGTTGCTATTAGATTTGTTCTACTTTAAAGACTTCAAATATAAACGTTTCTTTAAACTTTTTTGGCGCATTACTTTTGTGATCACTTTTGCTCTTTACATCGCTATGATTGTCATGATTTACATGCATGGATAA
- a CDS encoding aminoacyl-tRNA deacylase: protein MSKKKKLKKTLVEQILDKGQVNHEGLALNALEEELMPEDIQRRDIYKTLALIGDKTGPIVGILPLTEHLSEKKLAKVSGNKKVHMIPQKDLQKTTGYIHGANNPVGIWQTKRFPIYIDTLALDAEKIIVSAGEVGRSVRLNPKELATFVQAEFAEIREI, encoded by the coding sequence ATGAGCAAGAAAAAGAAACTGAAAAAAACACTAGTTGAACAAATTCTGGACAAAGGCCAAGTCAACCATGAAGGGCTTGCTCTCAATGCTTTAGAAGAAGAGCTCATGCCTGAAGACATCCAACGTCGCGATATTTATAAAACACTCGCCCTTATAGGTGATAAAACGGGTCCAATCGTAGGAATCCTTCCCCTAACAGAGCATCTTTCCGAAAAAAAATTAGCAAAGGTATCTGGAAACAAGAAAGTCCACATGATTCCCCAAAAAGATTTGCAAAAGACCACTGGATACATCCATGGCGCCAATAATCCTGTCGGTATTTGGCAAACAAAAAGGTTCCCTATCTATATTGATACCCTCGCATTGGATGCAGAAAAAATCATTGTCTCTGCTGGTGAAGTCGGCCGTTCTGTGCGGCTCAATCCAAAAGAACTGGCCACTTTTGTGCAAGCCGAATTCGCCGAAATTCGTGAAATTTAA
- the thiT gene encoding energy-coupled thiamine transporter ThiT, with the protein MSNSKVLELTETAIAAALALVLSFISINYAQVFYLELAVIPLLVLALRRGVFWGMTGGLVFGLLLIVLGQATILTPVQTLLEYIVAPLSLGLAGILRKKDSSQTRTIFAVAFLGVLIKYFWHFVAGVIFWGQYAWKGWGALPYSFVVNGISGLATATLAALVLVVLSKSAPQIFHTKK; encoded by the coding sequence ATGTCTAATTCTAAAGTTTTAGAACTTACCGAAACAGCTATTGCTGCTGCATTAGCTCTGGTCTTGAGTTTCATCTCGATAAACTATGCTCAAGTTTTTTATCTTGAGCTAGCGGTTATTCCCTTACTGGTCTTGGCCTTACGCCGTGGTGTTTTTTGGGGCATGACAGGTGGTCTTGTTTTTGGTCTACTTCTGATTGTGTTAGGTCAAGCCACTATCTTGACTCCGGTACAGACCTTGCTTGAATATATCGTTGCACCTCTTTCTCTTGGTTTAGCGGGTATCTTGCGCAAAAAAGACTCTAGCCAAACACGTACAATCTTTGCTGTAGCTTTTCTCGGTGTCCTTATCAAATATTTTTGGCACTTTGTCGCTGGGGTCATTTTTTGGGGACAATACGCTTGGAAAGGCTGGGGTGCTCTTCCCTATTCATTTGTTGTCAATGGAATAAGTGGGCTTGCAACTGCAACTCTTGCTGCTCTAGTTCTTGTGGTCCTCTCCAAGAGTGCCCCTCAGATTTTTCACACGAAAAAGTGA
- a CDS encoding CPBP family intramembrane glutamic endopeptidase: MIKFRDLIKKPWTWTILPALLFALPFSLQAGWGQWLGLSLLLYLISLIFTYKKSVWLAFFILSLLPSFATSLISQLHSGRAFSSLDQVIFFVIFFVALGLSYFLARRRNIIPPIAVKEFPLGKIALGFGSLFLVSLCVNILAQVLGLQASTENQEALNSLAQVIPLGIFAVQTIFAGFFEELTYRVGPFEVLFTKNKILAFLTAALLFAGMHSPTDLYSWLVYGSMSLVLTTFYFKYRNFYLNMAIHMAWNFLGISMTFLIK; the protein is encoded by the coding sequence ATGATTAAATTTCGAGACCTTATTAAAAAACCTTGGACCTGGACTATCCTTCCTGCTCTTCTCTTCGCCCTTCCTTTTTCTTTACAGGCGGGTTGGGGGCAATGGTTAGGACTTAGTCTCCTTCTTTACCTTATCAGTTTAATTTTTACTTATAAGAAATCAGTCTGGCTTGCTTTCTTTATACTTTCTTTATTGCCAAGTTTTGCTACATCACTTATTAGCCAGCTGCATTCTGGAAGAGCTTTTTCTTCTCTTGATCAAGTGATCTTTTTTGTGATTTTCTTTGTAGCTCTGGGCTTATCTTACTTTCTTGCTCGTCGTCGAAATATTATTCCGCCGATCGCTGTCAAAGAATTTCCTTTGGGCAAAATTGCACTCGGCTTTGGTTCTCTTTTCTTGGTTTCACTTTGTGTCAATATTTTAGCGCAGGTGCTTGGTTTACAAGCAAGTACAGAAAATCAAGAGGCCTTAAATAGTCTCGCTCAGGTTATTCCTTTAGGTATCTTTGCTGTCCAAACGATTTTTGCCGGTTTCTTTGAGGAACTCACTTACCGTGTGGGCCCTTTCGAAGTCCTCTTCACAAAAAATAAAATTCTAGCCTTCTTAACAGCGGCTCTCCTTTTTGCAGGCATGCACAGTCCCACAGATCTTTACAGTTGGCTTGTCTATGGTTCAATGAGCTTGGTGTTAACCACATTCTATTTTAAATACCGAAATTTTTACCTCAATATGGCCATCCATATGGCTTGGAATTTCTTGGGAATAAGTATGACATTTTTGATAAAGTAA